Genomic DNA from Lepeophtheirus salmonis chromosome 9, UVic_Lsal_1.4, whole genome shotgun sequence:
tttttaaaaaattagctatatacttttttttacaaacaacgGAACGGAAGTTGGCAGACCAATGGGCAATAAATATCCAATTGTCATTTTATAagggtataaatattataatttatacctaTTTAGTTACTAATAACAGTGTTATTAGAACATTCTTGTAACattggataataaaatatcagGTGTTACACACTGTACAACTTACGATCTAAAAATGTCATGAACAATTTGAAAGGAGGAATTTAAagtacttaaaaaagaaaattatgaaaaaaatttcatagagaGTCAATAATGTATTCAGTGTCTCATTTTTGATAATGTGACACATTCGATAATTCTAGGGTTGATATTACTGcaaaaatgatgataattaaacaatttttacagAGACAAATAAAATAGTTCTACTAAAACGGACtttcaaattgtaatttataaacgATACATACTGTACCcctaaaatcaatatattaaccTATTTATGTTTAGCTgggtaatttaatattaatttgatataagactattaataaataaagctataactcttttttttattatttacattatcgCAGGACTTAAAGAATATAACGCCAGTTTCatgaatttcataataaataagagCTGTCAATACtgaaactaaatatatcttttggcaattaaaaatatgtgtttgtTTATATGATTAATTGCGAACAAGAAATGCAAGCACAAATGTTTAATCTTTCTATACATAACaactttgatatataatatttaaaattaaaagccaACATGTACTGTCTATGATACATCTTTTGTTGTGAATATAGATCTTAGTGCCTCAATTTATATACCTTTTTATAACTAGgtatttccttctttatacaaaataaaataaaatattagttcaaaatatttgatggaTTCCAAGTCCAGCTCAATGATTGAAATGTAACAACACATGttgtgtaatttaattttacttccaTTCCTGACAGTTGCACCGGAACTAAtgctttaaaaatttgtttaaaagttttagTAGGAGCCATTGGACTTTTTAAacgaaatgaaatatttataaaataaaactgtagtTTTGTGTTACTATGACATCAAGTTTATACAATTTGGCCTGGCCTCTCACTTGCAAATACTTTTCGGCATCACTCATCATTGTTGAAGGTTGTTCAATGACgctacaaaatatatagatttttaattttctagtaattcatcaaaatattaaaaatacagatTAGTCTTAAAGATTTGTATTGTCCTATCCAGGGAACATTGGGAACATTATTACCAGGTATAAATCAACGTTAATATAACTAGGTTAGTCAGCAACAATTTTCAGTTCTCAATGAAAATTTACTAGCATAACGGATGACGTCATTGGGAGGTCCAAATACAGGAATTCACGATgaggaataattaaaaacctaaatatagcgttaataaataaggaaccaatagaaaaataatttgaaattaattgattttttactttttatcttaaaaatggTAAATGTACGCCACTTACCCATACACCTCCccccaatgacgtcactataaagAGAAAGAGAGTTACTGAAATAAATCTGCTTTGTTTCTCCCACGATTTTCACGATACattgctataaaaatatgttcacttGGTAGCCTTGAATATCAGCAACatcaatttccttctttttaaatacattgccTTCATAATTTCCTTTTCCGTTAAACTCCCATAGAGGGAACAACACTCCAATCTCTTCTCCTACATTTCATTTACAGACTAATCATGGTTCAAAAGAAAGGAAAGAAGAAGGGAAAGAGGGTAGCAGCAGCTCCTCTCCCCTCTAAGAAGACCGAGGTCAAGAGAGTCGTCAATCCTCTTTTCAAGAAGCGTACTCGTAACTTTGGTATTGGTCAGGATATCCAACCCAAGAGGGATCTGAGCCGATTCGTGAGATGGCCCAAATATATCCGTCTCCAAAGACAAAAGGCCGTTCTCCAAACTCGCCTAAAGATCCCACCACCAATCCATCAATTTAGCGAGGCTCTGGATAAACAAACAGGTAATTGCCCAAGATACGATTTTTCGTATCGACAGTTTATTTCCATAAACAATGACGGGCTTTTAATTAACTCCTGAAGCCTTTCGGCTTTAACCAGCCAATTGTGCCATGTGGGATGTTCGTTAAAAGAGAGCCTCGACGCTATTTAATGTCTGGAACAAAGAGGTAAACTTAAGCGCGGGAACTCTTCAGGCTACTTtttcaaatgatgttttttaatgAATCTCTTCATCATAGAAATATGTGATGAAAACGCCATTTATTGGTTGTatttctgaataattattttcaaagcttAAATTAAGTCCCAGGCTTCAACTCCCTTATCTAAAATGACTCTTCCCTTATTTAGCGACCCAAATGTTTCGCCTTCTCCACAACTACAAACCCGAATCCAAGCAAGCCAAGAAGCACAGGCTAAAGGCCAGAGCTGAAGAACGGGCTGCTGGTAAGCCCGATGAACCTACCTCTAAGCGACCTGTTGTGCGCCATGGTATTAATACCGTCACCACGCTCGTGGAGAAAAAGAAGGCTAAGCTCGTTATCATTGCTAATGATGTTGATCCCATTGAGATAGTCTTGTTTTTGCCTGCTCTCTGCCGCAAAATGGGTGTACCTTACTGCATTGTTAAAAACAAGGCACGATTGGGAAAGGTTGCCGGACGCAAAACTTGCTCTTGTCTCGCCATTACTCAGGTAATTTTATAGCCCAAACTTTTATTACTTACGTTCTCAACGTGATGAAAAAATACAGAGCCAATCCCATGAATGATATTTGATTATAACCCCATATCCTAATTaattctgaaatttatttttaaaactaatttcaatTACCTTTAAAACTTCTCAGTTTTTAATATTGTCGTTTCCTCTTTTAGGTTGAATCATCTGATAGAGTTTCACTGAGCAAGCTTGTTGAGGCCATTAATACCAACTTTAACCAACGTGCGGACGAGATCAAGAAACACTGGGGTGGATCTACTCTTGGTAGCAAGTCGAGTGCTAAAATTAACAAGCTTGAGAGGGCTAAGGCCAAGGAATTGGCTaccaaaatctaatttttgtatttacatattcttgtaatatatgtatctaaACTGAATTATTCGaactagttattattttttatccaccAACTTGTATTGAGCTCTGGCCtagtcaaaataatatttttatgagaacCCCCTCCAATGAATAATTTCCACGTATTATTAATTACACCATAATTCATACAGGGGATTCATTTTTCTGGAGACgtgatattatatttagtagataaatttttaatgaatcttcgcaaaatagtattattaataaatttagatgcaAAACTAACTAATATACCTTGATGCGAATGATCAACATAATCTTTGAATCCAAGGAAAGTGTACTAATTATGCTAAGGTTATTTTTGATCTATGAGGGATCAGGAAActaatagagaaaaatatcttgttcTTTCTATGTTATACTTCCGTTTCTCAATATAATGTGGAAATGGGATTAACCCCATCTTTTCCCATATATGGGAAACAACCTATATATGTTGTTGAATTGcctatttcattaatttttctaaaaaactttgGCGCCAGCGCCTTTTATTTAAGATAGAACTATTTGGACTTCGTATTTGTCCTATTCTGAGAGGTTCGTACAGTTCAGTAGATGGGTATTCCTTTATGAAAAATAGGTTGGTCAGTCATAAATAACAAGACATAAACAGTGTGGGTGTCACGTGAAAATCCTCCATAGGTGTTGTAGACCTTATGTTAAAAGAGTAGGATAAGATACTTAAAGAATTTTAACAAGTAATTTGCGTAAGAAATTAGACTATTCGTTCCATCATTTCTTCTACTTATAGTACAAAAGCATTGCTTATTTATGCTACTTTGCTGCATGTCCTGAAGGCTTTAGATAATTTATAGTCTGATGCATCTTCAATCAAACTCAATAGTCCTGCCAAAAACATTCGTCGAGGGTTTTGTTTAGTCTCCCCTGAAGAAATTGTCactgaattttataattttaagtactGTTTCACTACcttgttaaatattaaacacaagGTCATACCCATATAGGTTCTGGTACTTGCCCTGCTAGAACCGTCAAAGTCAAACAGATACCgctatatatttgatatatagctctgtttttgtacttttgttcctatatagaatataaataatgaaaatacaatatatattgtaaaatatattccgCTTTTATCAATGGTTCAATTTTCTGAGTTATTTTTGGTGCGATTGCGGCGtttcattatgattttttacGTCCTCAGGTTGGTACAGTTGTTCTAAATAGCccagggcttcttatggatctggataaGTAGTTTTAGGCATCAGACGGGGGAAGAGGTAGGTTAGATTATGGATCCTGCGTCACAACTAAGCTTTTCTGGGCCCGATAACTATATTATGTCTTAAGCCAAGGTTTCCCACACTTACTAGCATTCTATTAAACAAACTTAGTTTTTGGGGGCCTTGCTGGAGCTTTGGGTACTATGtggggagagtgaggatacttgtTATGGAGGAGACATGTTAAGactgccaataactttaaaGTGTAAAGTCATCTATCCacctttttcttataaaattgaatgtcttcctttgtttatcaaatcaacataaaatacGGGTTGCCTAATGCTTACAGTTAAACAGAATTTCGATATTGAGTGTTTGTTGAGATATGTTTCTATTATGaaacatgagattttaattttattgtattaaatatcatagtctggcatgttgttcaattaattaacatgcttgtaatatattaatCGTTTccatattcagttcacatcctTTATTCGTATTCCAAAACTATGGAAAATACTTGTGacaccccatttttattatatgtatgaatatattatatttaattatatgttatttcatgatatactttaattatcaatcacagtaaatagtaaaaaaatatttattcaattttattattaactatgctctatttgagtaaatgttttatttgttcattttatatatgtgtaattaaaagtatttactttatgctgataaattgtaataaaaagtaaaataaattctttaatataacaaatgacagtttttacatgtttcctcTGTTGTAATATGCTTAATCCTAACATGTACCTAGTCTCTTTCACCCTGTATCATGTCTCctcctggtgtatcaagtatcctactttttgTTAGTTTCAAAAACACCAATAgatggctattaattattgcactacgtcagaaataatttggaattatttttcttaggtAACAACCCATGTCATGTTGCCCGGccgttgaattatcttttaaattgtgaaacttatgacagtttaaaaaaattaatgattttttgtaacatgtgGGGTATTTTCACTCTCCATTAAACTGTGCATAAGGCTCTGCTTGtagctataaataaaattgacaggattttgatcaatttcatCTTATAACATTTTGTTAGATCCATATAGCTCATAAAACCatcagatatatataaatattcttcaagGATACTTCCCATCCACTTgtgtattaatttttcaatatgaatgtCAATTTGTGGAATTTAATCAGTTCCTAGATCATATATAGTCATCTTGGAgcattaatatcaatataatttccaATTCAAACAGAGAACAGTCCAAATCTAAACCGAGcagtcaaattcaaaatgggaaGAGTCCAATTCAAAACGGAATAGTCGAATTCAAATTGGGAATTGTACAAATCAAAATGGAATAGTCAAGTTCAAAATGGAAAACGTCCCATTTAATAAGGGAATGTTCCAACtcaaaaatagaatattcaaacttatttttatctaataaaatatgatagttGTATGTCCGCTGATAAAAACGTAtaaggtatttatttcaaaaacgaaaACAGAtacataattagttacaaataaaAGTTGCTCAAAACTCTGAGTTACGTACCAATGGCCATGTTTCATTCTTATCAGATCAGATTCCTAGGGCCTGGAGGGCAAGTTTTGTTTctcgctaataagttgattttgttcataaaacaagatcgatttttaaggtatgggttatCGATTCGAAAATAGACTAAaacaattaagaatatataaaaaaataaataattatagaactaacataaaaatattattaagggtgataattttggtaagaatacaaaagcgtgcgaggggaaaagaagaattacttatggcatcattgattaaataatatacatcttcttctatcaatcatgaactttattattcccgcctttattattcaatattaatataatattagatggtgaaaGTCGataaaaaactgaataaaagcctataataacgtcgccttctgtctggatttctgaaaatggaggcacaggaatttggaaaatacttaccggatgagaaacagatggtttgtcagatttgtagatataaatgttcctttagtcccctgtgtagaattacacgccactcattatcctcatctcaaaTATCAAGaccatggatattcatctaaaaaatcaagttaatgatgaatacatcacgtcaaactttaactctgatctcacaaagatgcttattgtatgtaatataaccttatccattgctaatcatctacgttcaaaaaatttatggagaaatacaagggtaaacatatcccttcccgaggaaccatcattaaattaatggaggatgttgttactgatgtcatttatagaaatacatataaaatgttttgagtcatccacaccaaatgacgatcaagttatcagtaaaaagtatttacgaatatcgaaatggaactctgaattttgtactatctcacagtaagtattcaatttttttttaaatctaaccataaaatatgattctattttagctaaacatatcaagaattatgatacacaactcagtaaagagcaaaaacaactgcttaaatggtcacaacaacgggggtagtagctttggatggtttgcaacaagtttgtctgagactacttacttcgttttaagacttgggtatgataattaggttttccaatattacatagtcattaaatattacttttttatcacttaaggcttagctatggttgatgggctccaagaaatggtgttcagaaaactcataaaaggcaaaaacaactgtttaaatggtcacaacaacgagggtagttacattgggtgttgcattataattaacaattgtgtatatccatcatgataatagtatgttgttatataagcatacctaaataacggggggaaatatttttgatgctcttgataaggagtaatatcgccggacattactacataattagcttttgctctaaatctttaagatgaatttatttctaacatttttttattaatatatttattgtctaattttatgattttgacatttactttattatgaataattagttagatctcatcggtagagatatatctatcctgtgcacaattgtatatagcaacttccacatgaagaagaggggtgattatcttttgattaaactctacgtctcgcttgtgtattgcaacctaaagttatgacatatttaactgaattccgatgttagaacaagaaaaaaattatctggatcaatctattatttcaatattctttatttataatttattattattaatagttatatgattttaattgtttaattttgtatatttaacttaaatgtttaatggtttatttttagtatgtagattatatttcattaaagccttcttttttaaactttgagcttcaaatatatttcaaatactctactttgtcgtttcattagctattattctgagaataaggttcataatgaattacaatttcatggagtgtgacgttttcaaatctactgaaacggataaaaacgtcgaagtcaattatacgtagtatatcttcatt
This window encodes:
- the RpL7A gene encoding large ribosomal subunit protein eL8, with the protein product MVQKKGKKKGKRVAAAPLPSKKTEVKRVVNPLFKKRTRNFGIGQDIQPKRDLSRFVRWPKYIRLQRQKAVLQTRLKIPPPIHQFSEALDKQTATQMFRLLHNYKPESKQAKKHRLKARAEERAAGKPDEPTSKRPVVRHGINTVTTLVEKKKAKLVIIANDVDPIEIVLFLPALCRKMGVPYCIVKNKARLGKVAGRKTCSCLAITQVESSDRVSLSKLVEAINTNFNQRADEIKKHWGGSTLGSKSSAKINKLERAKAKELATKI